GTGCGCGACGTACGCGGCGTCCTCGGGCGTCCAGCGCCAGCTCATCGGCGTGTAGCGCCGGCCCGACCACGTCGCGCCGCGGTACGCGAAGAGCGCGGGCGCGCCGTTCGGGACGAGCGTCGCGACGGCGCCGCGGCGCGGCACGCCCGCGCGGTCGAGCGCGCGCGCGAAGCGCCACGCTCCGGCGAGGACGTCGGCGTTTCGGACCACCTCGGTCATGCGCCCTCCCGTACAATGCGCGCGCCCGCGCTGTCAACGCGCGCGCCCGTCCCGGGGCGCGAACACGGAAGACGATGGAACTCGCGACGCTCCGACTCTCCGCGGCCGACGACGCCGGCATCGCCCACCTCGAGCTGCACCGGCCCGAGCGGCGCAACGCGTTCAGCCCGCGCATGGCGCACGAGCTGCGCGCCGTCCTCGACGCGCTCGCGCGCGACGCCGCGGTGCGGGTCGTCGTGCTGCGCGGCGCGGGCGGCACGTTCTGCTCGGGCGGCGACCTGCAGGGCGACGGCGACGCCGCCCCCGACGCGGGCGGTGCCCCGGCGAGCGCGGCCGACGTCATGCGCGACGTCTACAACCCGGCCGTCCTGGCCCTCCACGCCTTCCCGAAGCCCGTGCTCGCGGCGGTCGAGGGCGTCGCGGCGGGCGCGGGCGTCAACCTCGCGCTCGGCTGCGACGTCGTCTACGCGGCCGAGGGCGCGCGCTTCTGCGAGATCTTCGCGCGGCGCTCGCTCGCGCTCGACTGCGGCGGCTCGTGGCTGCTGCCGCGCCTCGTCGGCCTGCACCGCGCCAAGGAGATCGCGCTCTTCGCCGATTGGCTCGACGCGCAGGACGCGAAGCGCATGGGGATCGTCGCCGAGGTGTTCGGCGCCGACGAGCTCGGCGAGCGCGTCGACGAGCGCGCGGCGCGCCTCGCCGCGCTGCCGCCGCTCGCGCTCGCCGCGATCAAGCGCAATCTCGCCGACTCCGCGTCGCTCTCGTTCG
This genomic interval from Myxococcota bacterium contains the following:
- a CDS encoding enoyl-CoA hydratase-related protein yields the protein MELATLRLSAADDAGIAHLELHRPERRNAFSPRMAHELRAVLDALARDAAVRVVVLRGAGGTFCSGGDLQGDGDAAPDAGGAPASAADVMRDVYNPAVLALHAFPKPVLAAVEGVAAGAGVNLALGCDVVYAAEGARFCEIFARRSLALDCGGSWLLPRLVGLHRAKEIALFADWLDAQDAKRMGIVAEVFGADELGERVDERAARLAALPPLALAAIKRNLADSASLSFAESLEREASAQTELAATRDFGEAMRAFFEKRAPRFEGR